In Micromonospora sp. NBC_01813, the following are encoded in one genomic region:
- a CDS encoding heparinase II/III domain-containing protein, protein MAAEPGPLARRWASLGQSTRMAALGQARQVFDVGGGAGRAAWPHVDDVTARAIIDAAETDRATGWPRLLLSDYARYWRDGVRTAYEQPAGELRRRTATAVLAAALHGQPYLDEAADGLALLCEQSSWCWAAHERFAAGSRQVAPDVERPFLDLGAAETVAVLAWADLVLGPALDTRVPGLRQRMRRETSVRVVEPFLGSREWHWLGLDGHLHNWNPWIHGHLLAAALFLVDEPDTRARVVDLVVDGLDRYLGSLPADGGCDEGYAYWWNGPARLVEALDLLDRVTGGRLDPWRWAPLPELARYPHRMALGDGWYVNVGDGPARPSVQQAWQVLHRWGRATGDRQVIEHAASHRSFDSPAVTLTAGLGRAVVGLTDPQWMAQPPTAPPLPATTWLPDLQVLVSRERAGSTHGLAMSVKGGHNAENHNHNDVGSYVVALDGSPVLVDLGQPTYTAISFTDRRYEQWVTQSQWHNLPVVGGHGQAPGADFRASSVTVDTAGDDGDGTSGEGDGDGAALRLDLAGAYPIEAGCRSWRRTVRLDRRRAEVVVTERWQVDDPSDLRLHHVIAGEPVTHTAGQLAVRALAGGVLVLAWDPAVGAGRLQRQPVDDPLLRDVWGAAVHRLVLSLPADPTGSFTLTVTERPR, encoded by the coding sequence ATGGCGGCTGAGCCGGGGCCGCTCGCCCGCCGGTGGGCCTCACTCGGGCAGTCGACCCGGATGGCGGCTCTCGGCCAGGCCCGGCAGGTGTTCGACGTCGGCGGCGGCGCCGGCCGGGCGGCGTGGCCGCACGTCGACGACGTCACCGCCCGAGCGATCATCGACGCCGCCGAGACCGACCGGGCCACCGGCTGGCCGCGACTGCTGCTGTCCGACTACGCCCGCTACTGGCGCGACGGGGTCCGCACCGCGTACGAGCAGCCCGCCGGTGAGCTGCGGCGGCGCACCGCCACCGCGGTGCTGGCTGCGGCGCTGCACGGTCAGCCCTACCTGGACGAGGCGGCCGACGGGCTGGCGCTGCTCTGCGAGCAGAGCTCCTGGTGCTGGGCCGCGCACGAACGGTTCGCCGCCGGAAGCCGGCAGGTAGCGCCCGACGTGGAGCGGCCGTTCCTGGACCTCGGCGCCGCCGAAACGGTCGCGGTGCTGGCCTGGGCCGACCTGGTCCTGGGGCCGGCGCTCGACACCCGCGTGCCGGGGCTGCGGCAACGGATGCGCCGGGAGACCAGCGTCCGGGTCGTCGAGCCGTTCCTCGGTAGCCGCGAGTGGCACTGGCTCGGCCTCGACGGGCACCTGCACAACTGGAACCCGTGGATCCACGGCCACCTGCTCGCCGCCGCGTTGTTCCTGGTGGACGAGCCGGACACCCGGGCCCGGGTGGTCGACCTCGTCGTTGACGGCCTCGACCGCTACCTCGGCTCGCTGCCCGCCGACGGCGGCTGCGACGAGGGGTACGCGTACTGGTGGAACGGGCCGGCCCGGCTGGTCGAAGCCCTCGACCTGCTCGACCGGGTCACCGGCGGGCGGCTTGATCCGTGGCGGTGGGCGCCGCTGCCGGAGTTGGCCCGCTACCCGCACCGGATGGCTCTCGGTGACGGCTGGTACGTCAACGTCGGGGACGGCCCGGCCCGGCCCAGTGTGCAGCAGGCGTGGCAGGTGCTGCACCGCTGGGGTCGGGCCACCGGCGACCGGCAGGTGATCGAGCACGCGGCCAGCCACCGCAGCTTCGACTCGCCGGCGGTGACCCTCACCGCCGGGCTGGGCCGGGCCGTCGTCGGCCTGACCGATCCGCAGTGGATGGCACAGCCGCCGACCGCGCCGCCGCTGCCCGCCACGACCTGGCTGCCCGACCTGCAGGTGCTGGTCAGTCGGGAACGGGCCGGCAGCACACACGGGCTGGCCATGTCGGTCAAGGGCGGGCACAACGCCGAGAACCACAACCACAACGACGTCGGCTCGTACGTCGTCGCGCTCGACGGCTCGCCGGTGCTGGTCGACCTCGGCCAGCCCACCTACACCGCGATCTCGTTCACCGACCGCCGGTACGAGCAGTGGGTCACCCAGAGCCAGTGGCACAACCTGCCGGTGGTGGGCGGTCACGGTCAGGCACCGGGCGCGGACTTCCGGGCGTCATCGGTCACCGTCGACACAGCCGGCGATGACGGCGACGGCACCTCCGGCGAGGGCGACGGCGACGGGGCTGCGTTGCGGCTCGACCTGGCCGGTGCGTACCCGATCGAGGCCGGCTGCCGGTCGTGGCGGCGCACCGTCCGACTCGACCGCCGCCGCGCCGAAGTCGTCGTCACCGAACGCTGGCAGGTCGACGACCCTTCCGACCTGCGGCTGCACCACGTCATCGCCGGTGAGCCGGTGACCCACACCGCCGGGCAACTCGCCGTGCGGGCGCTGGCCGGGGGAGTCCTCGTGCTGGCCTGGGATCCGGCGGTCGGCGCCGGCCGGCTGCAGCGGCAGC
- a CDS encoding sugar phosphate isomerase/epimerase family protein encodes MPATDQVFHSGICSVTLRQEPALTVLDIAARAGLRRVEWGGDVHVPPGDTRAAALVRAASQDWGVAVASYGSYFRAGADPADDFAPVLASAVALGAPRIRIWAGPVGSGEATADQRRAVVHATRAAAEQAAAAGVELSFEYHSGTLTDTAASTLRLLADVDHPAVRTYWQPPVDLPDDAALDDLRHVLPWVSAVHVFSWWPGYQRLPLTARDRLWRDVFGLLRGTGRDYDTLLEFVVDDDPARVATEAATLAQLTEADHHGG; translated from the coding sequence GTGCCAGCGACGGACCAGGTGTTCCACAGTGGCATCTGCTCGGTGACCCTCCGGCAGGAACCGGCGCTCACGGTGCTGGACATCGCCGCCCGCGCCGGTCTGCGCCGCGTCGAGTGGGGTGGCGACGTGCACGTACCACCGGGGGACACCCGGGCCGCCGCCCTGGTCCGCGCCGCCAGCCAGGACTGGGGCGTCGCGGTCGCCTCCTACGGCTCCTACTTCCGCGCCGGAGCAGACCCGGCCGACGACTTTGCGCCCGTACTCGCCAGCGCGGTCGCGCTCGGCGCCCCCCGGATTCGGATCTGGGCCGGCCCGGTCGGGTCCGGCGAGGCCACCGCCGACCAGCGCCGGGCGGTCGTGCACGCCACCCGGGCCGCCGCCGAACAGGCAGCCGCCGCCGGGGTCGAGCTCTCCTTCGAATACCACTCGGGTACGTTGACCGACACCGCCGCGTCGACGCTGCGGCTGCTCGCCGACGTCGACCATCCGGCGGTACGCACGTACTGGCAGCCGCCGGTCGACCTGCCCGACGACGCCGCCCTCGACGACCTGCGCCACGTGCTGCCCTGGGTCAGCGCGGTGCACGTCTTCTCCTGGTGGCCCGGCTACCAGCGGCTGCCGTTGACGGCCCGCGACCGGCTCTGGCGCGACGTGTTCGGGCTGCTGCGCGGCACCGGACGCGACTACGACACCCTGCTGGAGTTCGTGGTCGACGATGACCCCGCCCGGGTTGCCACCGAGGCGGCGACCCTCGCCCAGCTGACTGAAGCGGACCATCATGGCGGCTGA
- a CDS encoding effector-associated constant component EACC1: MHARIALLDDTSGELTSLYSWLQRDDALRGRVKSVAAELKPGDMGGATEMLTVALGGGGAVAVLASTLSAWLPTRRAKILVEITDRGRTRRVEIDAANASDAGRLLREAYEAAGELE, encoded by the coding sequence GTGCATGCGAGAATCGCGCTTCTTGACGACACATCCGGCGAACTGACATCGCTCTACTCCTGGCTGCAACGCGACGACGCGCTACGGGGTCGGGTCAAGTCGGTAGCCGCAGAACTGAAGCCGGGCGATATGGGCGGCGCCACGGAGATGTTGACCGTGGCGCTCGGCGGCGGCGGGGCGGTAGCCGTGCTCGCCAGCACGCTGAGCGCATGGCTTCCCACCCGGCGCGCCAAGATACTTGTCGAGATCACCGACCGCGGCCGGACCCGGCGCGTCGAGATCGACGCGGCCAACGCCAGCGACGCTGGCCGACTGTTGCGGGAGGCCTACGAGGCAGCAGGCGAGCTGGAATGA
- a CDS encoding caspase family protein, giving the protein MTTRLPDPERSNALLIGTAHFTSEAISDLPSVTNNVSALAEALTDPVAGVIERTRCQRLINPRAQHEVGAALDEAVNAADDTLIVYYAGHGFLTPRGALHLAVADTDPAAVAYTAVPIEWLRIALAESPAKNRILILDCCFSGHATSAMASVPSAVTAAIDISGTYTLTSSPANSTSIAPPGERFTAFTKELINILHDGIPGAGDLLSLRDIYIALVRSLHSRSMPRPQHLGTGLADHIALGPNPASRNAKPVVRTDAPAAAEVPQVAPPADIEKIEKEFHQALVSGYLAMKRQINYNATIYIRMISNLGAVGAARQLLHASSVSSGFTTLWEKGRLDLTVEAFVLREPWSVLFSEDELQIARDRLAAYGYHPN; this is encoded by the coding sequence ATGACCACTCGCCTGCCTGACCCGGAACGATCCAATGCCTTGCTGATCGGAACGGCGCACTTCACCAGCGAGGCGATCAGCGATCTGCCCTCCGTGACCAACAACGTATCGGCACTTGCGGAGGCACTTACCGACCCCGTCGCCGGCGTGATCGAACGCACCCGATGCCAGCGGCTGATCAATCCACGTGCCCAGCACGAGGTAGGAGCCGCGCTCGACGAGGCCGTCAACGCCGCCGACGACACCCTCATTGTCTACTACGCCGGGCATGGCTTTCTCACTCCACGCGGAGCACTGCACCTCGCCGTCGCTGACACCGACCCAGCCGCCGTCGCCTACACCGCCGTACCTATCGAGTGGCTACGAATAGCCCTAGCTGAAAGTCCTGCGAAGAACCGGATCCTGATCCTCGACTGCTGCTTCTCCGGACACGCGACAAGCGCGATGGCGTCCGTCCCGTCAGCAGTGACTGCTGCCATCGACATCAGCGGTACGTATACGCTCACCTCGTCACCGGCCAACTCGACCTCCATCGCGCCGCCCGGGGAACGATTCACCGCCTTCACCAAAGAACTCATAAATATTCTGCACGACGGCATCCCTGGGGCAGGTGACCTGCTATCGCTCCGCGACATATACATCGCTCTCGTCCGTAGCCTGCATTCCCGCAGCATGCCGCGCCCGCAGCACCTCGGCACCGGCCTCGCCGACCACATTGCGCTTGGCCCCAATCCGGCCAGCCGCAACGCGAAGCCCGTCGTACGGACCGACGCACCCGCCGCCGCCGAGGTGCCGCAAGTCGCACCGCCAGCGGACATCGAGAAGATTGAGAAGGAGTTCCACCAGGCTCTCGTAAGCGGCTACCTCGCAATGAAGCGCCAGATCAACTACAACGCGACCATCTACATTCGCATGATTTCCAACCTCGGCGCGGTCGGCGCGGCCCGACAACTCTTGCACGCCTCCTCGGTCTCCAGCGGATTCACCACACTCTGGGAGAAGGGCCGCCTCGATCTCACTGTCGAGGCCTTCGTCCTGCGCGAGCCCTGGTCCGTGCTCTTCTCCGAAGACGAGCTACAGATCGCCCGCGACCGACTCGCCGCATACGGCTACCACCCGAACTGA
- a CDS encoding phosphodiester glycosidase family protein produces the protein MAFVGIDTSGSRELGQSLRHAADLADQLRRDVAVALNLADVSSGAMLALTDIQDRLALVGAGLDDKADQAELRVFAAEPVYTVTLAQTSARPPLHLPTTPEGAEQFREEVRARLELDPFEPIRFEDGNVSVVILKDPEGFPVVRGAGESLTGVAVGHDTPAFEVVVDAQLTEFHSYPGMALGGLQYLWNGNVDPALVQAQGLVVENGETIAGRSSPDTFHLVRNPGDPDGSVAGGWRVGGGDPAATSALAFGGGIPVIVGGLPYGVTNVYRDGAPTGLPETGDPGAENRGYLLQRSNAGFASFEADGRDVGKVVTGLGPDGTVYVVVQRDGQDGPLMSELRESLVRMGVRDAVAWDGSASATLVVDGKVEIAPQAIRDNTVTTGLGFRLPVSEQGLTNWVAGNELYAGTALTFSNPFEVPDTQWYESWLTPVPTDVPDDVFASPDVIDWSDAAPSMPAVGGFSPDAFDPVADTFSYYGGSPAHSAPLAMPDTWEFPTQDSYLSGSGATDFDFYDLDFSGYGFSEYDAFDDLDFGGVDEYAWPD, from the coding sequence ATGGCCTTCGTGGGAATCGATACGTCGGGCAGCCGGGAGCTGGGGCAGTCGCTGCGGCACGCCGCCGACCTGGCGGATCAACTACGCCGGGATGTGGCGGTCGCGCTCAACCTGGCTGACGTGTCGAGTGGGGCGATGCTGGCCCTGACCGATATCCAGGACCGGCTGGCCCTGGTGGGCGCCGGTCTGGACGACAAGGCCGATCAGGCGGAGCTGAGGGTGTTCGCCGCCGAGCCGGTATACACCGTGACACTGGCCCAGACCTCGGCCCGCCCACCGCTGCACCTGCCCACCACGCCTGAGGGCGCGGAGCAGTTCCGCGAGGAGGTCCGTGCCCGGCTGGAGCTCGACCCGTTCGAGCCGATCCGATTCGAGGACGGCAACGTCTCCGTTGTCATCCTCAAGGACCCGGAGGGCTTCCCGGTGGTGCGCGGCGCGGGTGAATCCCTGACCGGGGTCGCGGTCGGCCACGACACGCCTGCCTTCGAGGTCGTCGTCGACGCCCAACTCACCGAGTTCCACAGCTATCCCGGCATGGCCTTGGGCGGTCTTCAGTACCTGTGGAACGGCAACGTCGACCCCGCCCTCGTGCAGGCCCAGGGCCTGGTGGTGGAGAACGGAGAAACCATCGCGGGACGGTCCTCCCCGGACACGTTTCATCTGGTACGCAATCCCGGTGACCCGGACGGTTCGGTCGCCGGCGGGTGGCGCGTCGGGGGTGGTGACCCGGCCGCCACGTCCGCCCTCGCGTTCGGCGGCGGCATCCCGGTGATCGTCGGTGGCCTGCCGTACGGGGTCACCAACGTCTACCGCGACGGGGCGCCGACCGGCCTGCCGGAAACGGGCGACCCAGGTGCGGAGAACCGTGGGTACCTGCTGCAGCGCAGTAACGCAGGTTTCGCCTCGTTCGAGGCCGATGGGCGTGACGTGGGCAAGGTCGTCACCGGGCTCGGGCCGGATGGCACCGTCTACGTCGTTGTCCAACGGGACGGGCAGGATGGCCCGCTGATGTCCGAGCTGCGGGAGTCGCTGGTCCGGATGGGTGTGCGGGACGCCGTCGCCTGGGATGGATCGGCCTCCGCCACGCTGGTGGTCGACGGCAAAGTGGAGATCGCCCCGCAGGCGATCCGCGACAACACGGTGACCACCGGGCTCGGCTTTCGGCTGCCGGTGAGCGAGCAAGGGCTGACCAACTGGGTGGCCGGCAACGAACTCTACGCGGGAACGGCACTCACCTTCTCGAACCCGTTCGAGGTGCCCGACACGCAGTGGTACGAGTCATGGTTGACACCGGTGCCCACCGACGTGCCGGACGATGTCTTCGCCTCGCCCGACGTCATCGACTGGAGCGACGCGGCACCGTCGATGCCGGCTGTCGGCGGATTCAGCCCGGACGCCTTTGATCCGGTGGCGGACACGTTCTCCTACTACGGCGGATCTCCCGCCCACAGCGCTCCGCTGGCCATGCCGGACACCTGGGAGTTTCCCACTCAGGACAGTTACCTTTCCGGCTCCGGCGCGACCGACTTCGACTTCTACGACCTCGACTTCTCCGGCTACGGGTTCAGCGAGTACGACGCCTTCGACGACCTCGACTTCGGCGGCGTGGACGAGTACGCCTGGCCGGACTAG
- a CDS encoding BTAD domain-containing putative transcriptional regulator: protein MHPLRAGQQRGIRCLVAAAGYGKTTALRRWFPGDTAHWRRDTAAPLRQLVTDASTTGDRLIVVDDLPQVSAEELHPLLDEIGRCELDVTVVLASRWPLPAPAARWLGTGRWVESGPADLALTPEQIATLAADEYGLADSDLADRLYAATGGWPALVHLSAEVLRLGGVPSGPLAPTLAEPGGPIARYVADEVLAALPAETIRLLRQVGELSPVSVGLCCALGHRGASQAVDLLRRTGLLTRPVRSAACPGVSSQDEHVVPVIFEVARHGRRRPPAGRIIATAAAAAAWYDEHGPPAAAAQAYLRAGDHARCARVLDEHGDAMIAAGRSQTVTELVAALPHQQYTRRLRLLLGDALRTLGDLGAAAREYEAVAAAESGWDAGLAWRMGRIHYQRGDAHAALEILQRRHTQPAPPAELALLLAWTAHAHLLAGDTDAATGCARQALAVAVQAGQDSVLASAHLSVALCRSVAGDVAGSEEHYALALPIAHRTGDVLLLTRIYTNRTHQFLRTGRFADGLAMAEQSARYAALAGAPSLRALAMSNEAEALAMLGRYDEAVRRYEAALVHYQRNGSRRFTYALLGLGDLYRRRGWREQARAAYEETVRVTEETGNAHVLVPALAGLALVRLDDDAEAAATHAEQAVRIASDEIIVPALLAQGWVALRIAGADRAAALAEEAARIARGQGDLAGLADALELRAAAEHDLDRARAALREAHAIWSRAGAAVEAARILVVLGQLPGADNGDRLGGLLAAEQLVLAGALADRAASRSGGRVPGSGPAYQAVVIQALGRFEVQLDGRPVPASQWQSRKARDLVRILVARRGRPVPRGELCELLWPDDDPERTGHRLSVLLSIVRGVLDPTKTFAPDHFLIADQSCIALDVNRVRVDVEEFLANVAHARRLVERGDVAQARSVLAAADRQYRADAFEDEPYADWSGPLREQARAAYLDLLRTSAQIGQATSGPAAAVGHLLRLLERDPYDQPAHRTLVRALVAGGQHGEARRAFFRYRDAMREIGVHPPDELVLAPRQLGPAVTRGPLSGRPP, encoded by the coding sequence GTGCATCCGTTGCGGGCAGGTCAGCAGCGGGGGATCCGCTGCCTGGTGGCCGCCGCCGGCTACGGCAAGACCACCGCGCTGCGCCGCTGGTTTCCCGGCGACACGGCCCACTGGCGCCGGGACACCGCCGCCCCGCTGCGCCAACTCGTCACTGACGCGTCGACGACCGGCGACCGGCTGATCGTCGTGGACGACCTTCCGCAGGTGTCGGCGGAGGAACTGCACCCGCTACTGGACGAGATCGGGCGGTGCGAGCTCGACGTGACAGTCGTACTCGCCTCGCGGTGGCCGCTGCCGGCACCAGCCGCCCGCTGGCTCGGCACCGGCCGGTGGGTCGAGTCCGGCCCGGCCGATCTGGCTCTCACCCCGGAACAGATCGCCACCCTGGCGGCCGACGAGTACGGGCTGGCGGACTCGGACCTCGCCGACCGGCTGTACGCGGCGACCGGAGGCTGGCCCGCCCTCGTCCACCTGTCCGCAGAGGTCCTGCGGCTGGGCGGCGTACCGTCGGGTCCGCTGGCACCGACCCTCGCCGAGCCCGGCGGGCCGATCGCCCGGTACGTCGCCGACGAGGTCCTCGCCGCGCTGCCGGCGGAGACGATCCGGCTGCTCCGCCAGGTCGGCGAGCTGTCACCGGTAAGTGTGGGGCTGTGTTGCGCGCTCGGTCATCGCGGCGCGTCGCAGGCCGTCGACCTGCTGCGCCGCACCGGCCTGCTGACCCGGCCGGTCCGGTCGGCGGCATGTCCGGGCGTGTCGAGCCAGGATGAGCACGTCGTACCCGTGATCTTCGAGGTCGCGCGGCACGGGCGACGACGGCCACCCGCCGGCAGGATCATCGCCACGGCCGCTGCTGCCGCCGCCTGGTACGACGAGCATGGCCCGCCGGCCGCCGCCGCCCAGGCGTACCTGCGCGCCGGTGACCATGCGCGGTGCGCCCGGGTGCTCGACGAACACGGCGACGCGATGATCGCGGCGGGTCGGTCCCAGACGGTGACCGAGCTGGTCGCGGCGCTACCGCACCAGCAGTACACCCGGCGACTGCGCCTGCTGCTCGGCGACGCGCTGCGCACCCTGGGGGACCTGGGTGCGGCCGCCCGGGAGTACGAGGCGGTGGCCGCCGCCGAGTCCGGCTGGGACGCCGGCCTGGCCTGGCGGATGGGCCGGATCCACTACCAGCGGGGTGACGCCCACGCGGCGCTGGAGATTCTCCAGCGGCGGCACACGCAGCCCGCCCCGCCGGCCGAGTTGGCGCTGCTGCTGGCCTGGACGGCACACGCCCACCTGTTGGCCGGCGACACCGACGCCGCCACCGGATGCGCCCGTCAGGCACTGGCCGTCGCCGTGCAGGCGGGGCAGGACAGCGTCCTGGCCTCGGCGCACCTCAGCGTCGCACTGTGCCGCAGCGTCGCCGGCGACGTCGCGGGCAGCGAGGAGCACTACGCCCTGGCCCTGCCGATCGCGCACCGCACCGGCGACGTACTGCTGCTCACCCGGATCTACACCAACCGCACCCACCAGTTCCTGCGTACCGGCCGGTTCGCCGACGGGCTGGCGATGGCCGAGCAGTCGGCCCGGTACGCCGCGCTGGCCGGCGCGCCCAGCCTGCGCGCCCTGGCGATGAGCAACGAGGCAGAGGCGCTGGCGATGCTCGGCCGCTACGACGAGGCGGTGCGGCGGTACGAGGCGGCGCTGGTCCACTATCAGCGCAACGGCTCCCGCCGGTTCACCTACGCGCTGCTCGGACTGGGCGACCTGTACCGCCGTCGGGGGTGGCGCGAGCAGGCCCGCGCCGCGTACGAGGAGACGGTGCGGGTCACCGAGGAGACCGGCAACGCCCACGTCCTGGTGCCCGCGCTCGCCGGGCTGGCACTGGTACGACTCGACGACGACGCCGAAGCCGCGGCGACGCACGCCGAACAGGCCGTCCGGATCGCCTCGGACGAGATCATCGTGCCGGCACTACTGGCCCAGGGCTGGGTGGCACTGCGGATCGCTGGGGCCGACCGGGCCGCCGCGCTGGCCGAGGAGGCGGCCCGGATCGCGCGCGGGCAGGGCGACCTGGCCGGGCTGGCCGACGCGCTCGAACTGCGCGCGGCGGCCGAACACGACCTCGACCGGGCCCGGGCGGCGCTGCGTGAGGCGCACGCCATCTGGAGCCGGGCCGGGGCGGCGGTCGAGGCGGCCCGCATCCTCGTGGTACTCGGGCAGTTGCCCGGTGCCGACAACGGCGACCGGCTGGGTGGTCTGCTCGCGGCCGAACAGCTCGTCCTCGCCGGAGCCTTGGCCGATCGGGCGGCGAGCAGGTCCGGTGGGCGGGTGCCAGGCAGCGGGCCGGCCTACCAGGCGGTGGTGATCCAGGCTCTCGGCCGGTTCGAGGTGCAACTCGACGGCCGCCCCGTCCCGGCCTCGCAGTGGCAGTCCCGCAAGGCACGCGACCTGGTACGGATCCTGGTCGCGCGGCGCGGCCGACCGGTGCCCCGGGGGGAACTGTGCGAACTGCTCTGGCCGGACGACGATCCGGAACGCACCGGGCATCGGCTGTCGGTCCTGCTTTCGATCGTCCGTGGGGTGCTCGATCCGACGAAGACGTTCGCCCCCGACCATTTCCTCATCGCCGACCAGTCGTGCATCGCGCTCGACGTCAACCGGGTCCGGGTGGACGTGGAGGAGTTCCTCGCCAACGTCGCGCATGCCCGCCGCCTCGTGGAACGGGGCGACGTGGCACAGGCCCGATCGGTGCTGGCGGCCGCCGACCGCCAGTACCGTGCCGACGCGTTCGAGGACGAGCCGTACGCCGACTGGTCGGGTCCGCTGCGTGAGCAGGCGCGGGCGGCGTACCTCGACCTGTTGCGGACGTCGGCGCAGATCGGCCAGGCCACGTCCGGCCCGGCGGCGGCGGTGGGGCACCTGCTGCGGCTGCTGGAACGCGACCCGTACGACCAGCCGGCGCACCGGACACTGGTCCGTGCGCTGGTGGCCGGCGGCCAGCACGGCGAGGCGCGCCGGGCCTTCTTCCGCTACCGCGACGCGATGCGGGAGATCGGCGTACACCCGCCGGACGAACTTGTCCTCGCGCCGCGCCAGCTGGGTCCAGCGGTCACTCGCGGACCGCTCAGTGGAAGGCCGCCATGA
- a CDS encoding type II toxin-antitoxin system Phd/YefM family antitoxin, which produces MTILPLNEVKTRFSAIADEVAATHDRVVVTRNGKPHVMVISVDEFESLQMTREILATPGALEDIREGAKDIEEGRYHTLADARVALEARRRDEDDDS; this is translated from the coding sequence ATGACGATTCTTCCGCTCAACGAGGTCAAGACCCGGTTCTCCGCGATCGCGGACGAGGTCGCGGCCACCCATGACCGTGTCGTGGTGACCCGGAACGGCAAGCCCCACGTCATGGTGATCTCCGTGGACGAGTTCGAGTCTCTCCAGATGACCCGCGAGATCCTCGCGACGCCAGGCGCGCTCGAGGACATTCGGGAAGGCGCAAAAGACATCGAGGAGGGGCGGTACCACACGCTCGCCGACGCTCGCGTAGCGCTCGAGGCCCGGCGCCGCGACGAGGATGACGATTCGTGA
- a CDS encoding type II toxin-antitoxin system RelE family toxin: protein MRLSPGAARALRVGPPRGLPEAAAFAVYEFLDGPLREDPWRVSKPLRDELEGFRGARRGEYRVVLSVDEELRVVDVVRIDHRTNIYR, encoded by the coding sequence GTGCGGCTGTCCCCAGGAGCAGCCCGCGCGCTGAGGGTTGGACCACCTCGCGGTCTTCCGGAGGCCGCCGCCTTCGCTGTGTACGAGTTCCTTGACGGACCACTGCGGGAGGACCCGTGGCGAGTGTCCAAGCCGTTGCGAGACGAGCTCGAAGGCTTCCGGGGAGCACGTCGGGGTGAGTACCGCGTCGTCCTTTCGGTCGACGAGGAACTCAGGGTCGTCGACGTCGTCCGAATCGACCACCGCACGAACATCTACCGTTGA
- a CDS encoding zinc ribbon domain-containing protein, with product MPLFLSGPCDPVVESAPGNRITRPTCGNVRSWSCPCGAVHDRDVNAARNIKAAGRADFNDRGAQVRPAPVPAPRREAVTHREFTPSGV from the coding sequence GTGCCTCTGTTTCTGTCTGGGCCGTGTGACCCTGTGGTCGAGTCGGCACCCGGGAACCGAATAACCAGACCGACCTGCGGCAACGTCAGGTCGTGGTCCTGTCCCTGCGGGGCCGTTCACGACCGGGACGTCAACGCCGCACGCAACATCAAGGCCGCCGGACGGGCGGACTTCAACGACCGTGGAGCGCAGGTAAGACCAGCACCCGTGCCGGCACCGCGCCGAGAAGCGGTAACCCACCGGGAGTTCACCCCTTCCGGGGTGTAG
- a CDS encoding TIGR02611 family protein, with translation MGSGSNGRHNGTTSPAAVTVTESPEPEAPRTVSGLRQRFRVTLALIRSNPTGRIALKVGIGVLGALIVALGLVLIPLPGPGWLIVFGGLAVWGVEFHWAKRLLAFARRHVQRWTRWARRQSWPVRLGLGGVGLVFVAVVLVVSLKVGLGIDVIASFLRYLATT, from the coding sequence GTGGGATCAGGCTCCAACGGGCGCCACAACGGCACCACCTCGCCGGCCGCCGTCACCGTCACTGAAAGTCCAGAACCGGAAGCGCCCCGTACGGTTTCCGGGCTACGGCAGCGGTTCCGGGTGACCCTCGCGCTGATCCGCTCCAACCCCACCGGCCGCATCGCGCTGAAGGTCGGCATCGGCGTCCTCGGCGCCCTGATCGTCGCCCTTGGCCTGGTGCTCATCCCGTTGCCAGGCCCCGGCTGGCTGATCGTCTTCGGCGGTCTGGCGGTCTGGGGCGTCGAGTTCCACTGGGCCAAGCGACTACTCGCCTTCGCCCGTCGGCACGTCCAGCGCTGGACACGGTGGGCCAGACGGCAGAGCTGGCCGGTCCGGTTGGGTCTCGGTGGCGTAGGCCTGGTCTTCGTCGCGGTCGTGCTGGTCGTCTCGCTCAAGGTGGGTCTCGGCATCGACGTGATCGCCAGCTTCCTGCGCTACCTCGCCACGACCTGA